One genomic segment of Peribacillus sp. FSL H8-0477 includes these proteins:
- a CDS encoding DUF3397 domain-containing protein: MTNFIAGVAATFIMLPFVVYLLFFILIKQMTHNHKKAVQMAMDISTIFFVFSVHYLIGVIWELQLFWILLVVLLCIAIFVVLIHYKIKGEIVFGKIMKGFWRVSFAFFLLIYIGLVTYGLIQRIVQSFI, from the coding sequence TTGACAAATTTCATCGCGGGTGTCGCAGCAACCTTTATTATGCTGCCCTTTGTCGTATATTTACTATTTTTTATACTCATTAAGCAAATGACTCATAATCATAAAAAAGCTGTACAAATGGCAATGGATATTAGTACCATCTTCTTTGTGTTTTCTGTACATTATCTTATCGGCGTTATTTGGGAGCTGCAGTTGTTCTGGATTCTTTTAGTGGTATTGTTATGTATCGCGATTTTCGTTGTTCTCATTCATTATAAGATTAAAGGGGAAATTGTTTTCGGGAAAATCATGAAAGGGTTTTGGCGGGTTAGTTTCGCTTTTTTTCTCCTCATTTATATTGGATTGGTTACATACGGGTTAATACAAAGAATTGTTCAATCTTTTATTTAA
- the bshC gene encoding bacillithiol biosynthesis cysteine-adding enzyme BshC: protein MELRDLSLPSLNQFTSDYLNGKLEVEDYFHYKLTGEGMYQNRYQELMTRTFKRADIAAYIEQYMERFSESKQVELNIEALKTADSVVVIGGQQAGLLSGPLYTIHKVISIIKLAEEQEKKLGKRVIPVFWIAGEDHDLAEVNHVYTMKNGKPVKTAYPFYHPFKTMVTDLELDTEKTMQWIEDVVESYGETDFTKKLLQTVRGIVQESKDFVEFFASLIHEWFQDYGLLLLDAGDPRLRKLEADYFSELIQHSDEITDSVLSQQAFMQKEGYKRMIEMEEVSANLFYYTPKNKERILLERKGDLFSSKNGDIRFTISELLEVAEKEPERLSNNVVTRPIMQEKLFPVLAFISGPGEIAYWAELKQAFEIFSMKMPPIVPRLNITVVERGIQTDLSETGLDIETVLTQGTGIAVNEFMNSVKNDDIESFFRQMKSTLGENHEKLTEKAVADDKGLEPLLIKNRQFLDKQLDFIYGKITESTEKKHEVTLSKYSRIANALYPIGSPQERIWNVFYYLNQYGPFFISDTMKLDYQFNNQHKVIYL, encoded by the coding sequence ATGGAGTTAAGAGATCTCTCTTTACCGTCTTTAAATCAATTTACTTCAGATTATCTGAACGGAAAACTTGAAGTAGAGGATTATTTTCATTACAAACTGACTGGCGAGGGAATGTATCAGAATCGATATCAAGAATTGATGACTAGAACATTCAAGCGTGCTGATATAGCAGCTTACATAGAACAATATATGGAGCGATTTTCGGAAAGTAAACAGGTAGAGCTTAATATAGAGGCTTTAAAAACAGCGGATTCCGTAGTAGTGATAGGAGGTCAACAGGCAGGTCTTCTTTCGGGTCCTCTTTATACCATTCATAAGGTGATATCCATCATTAAACTTGCAGAGGAGCAGGAGAAGAAACTCGGAAAACGAGTCATTCCAGTTTTTTGGATTGCAGGAGAAGATCATGATTTGGCTGAAGTAAATCATGTGTATACAATGAAAAATGGTAAGCCTGTTAAAACTGCCTATCCGTTTTACCATCCTTTTAAAACGATGGTAACGGATCTGGAACTAGATACTGAAAAAACGATGCAGTGGATAGAGGACGTAGTTGAGAGCTACGGAGAAACTGATTTCACTAAAAAGTTGCTTCAGACTGTCCGCGGAATTGTCCAAGAATCTAAAGATTTTGTAGAGTTTTTTGCTTCGTTGATTCACGAGTGGTTCCAAGATTACGGTCTTTTGCTTCTTGATGCAGGTGACCCGCGATTAAGGAAGTTAGAAGCAGATTACTTCAGTGAACTTATTCAACACAGCGATGAGATTACTGATTCCGTCCTTTCTCAGCAAGCATTCATGCAAAAAGAAGGCTACAAACGAATGATTGAGATGGAAGAGGTCTCTGCTAATTTATTTTATTATACGCCGAAAAATAAAGAACGGATTCTGTTAGAACGGAAAGGTGATCTGTTCAGTAGTAAAAATGGAGATATTAGATTTACAATATCGGAATTGTTAGAAGTGGCTGAAAAAGAACCTGAGCGGCTGAGTAATAATGTGGTGACTCGTCCTATTATGCAAGAAAAACTTTTTCCGGTTCTTGCCTTTATATCCGGTCCTGGTGAAATTGCCTATTGGGCAGAATTGAAGCAGGCATTTGAAATCTTTTCAATGAAGATGCCGCCTATTGTTCCAAGGCTTAACATTACTGTGGTTGAACGCGGAATTCAGACTGATTTATCTGAGACAGGTTTGGACATCGAGACAGTTCTGACACAAGGAACGGGAATAGCAGTGAATGAATTTATGAATTCAGTGAAAAACGATGACATTGAATCGTTTTTCAGACAGATGAAGTCAACTCTTGGTGAAAACCATGAAAAGTTAACGGAAAAAGCAGTCGCTGATGATAAAGGGTTAGAACCACTTCTTATTAAAAATCGGCAGTTTTTAGATAAGCAGTTGGACTTTATCTATGGGAAAATTACGGAAAGCACGGAGAAGAAGCATGAAGTGACCTTGAGTAAATATAGTCGGATAGCGAACGCCTTATACCCTATTGGGTCTCCACAAGAACGGATTTGGAATGTTTTCTATTATTTAAATCAGTACGGTCCTTTTTTCATATCCGATACGATGAAACTTGATTATCAATTTAATAATCAGCATAAGGTTATTTATTTGTAA
- the mraZ gene encoding division/cell wall cluster transcriptional repressor MraZ, translating into MFMGEYHHNIDSKGRLIIPVKFRESLGEEFVLTRGLDRCLFGYPLDEWKLLEDKLKALPLTKKDARAFTRFFFSGATECEVDKQGRINIPSPLTSYGQLEKECVILGVSNRIEIWSKSLWEDYFSTSEDSFAEIAENMIGFDI; encoded by the coding sequence ATGTTCATGGGCGAGTACCATCATAACATTGATAGCAAAGGCCGTCTTATCATTCCCGTCAAATTCAGGGAAAGTCTCGGCGAAGAATTCGTCTTGACTCGTGGTCTTGATCGATGTTTATTTGGTTATCCGCTTGATGAATGGAAATTGCTTGAAGACAAACTGAAAGCATTACCCCTAACTAAAAAAGATGCCCGTGCTTTTACCCGGTTTTTCTTTTCGGGAGCGACAGAATGTGAAGTGGATAAACAAGGCAGAATTAATATCCCTTCACCGCTCACTTCATATGGACAACTAGAAAAAGAATGTGTCATTCTTGGAGTTTCCAATCGAATTGAGATTTGGAGCAAGTCCCTTTGGGAAGACTATTTTTCAACCTCAGAAGATTCGTTCGCTGAAATCGCCGAAAACATGATTGGTTTCGATATTTAG
- the rsmH gene encoding 16S rRNA (cytosine(1402)-N(4))-methyltransferase RsmH, protein MFQHTTVLLKETVDGLDIKPDGIYVDCTLGGAGHSEYLLSQLKDGRLYAFDQDETAIKHAKEKLSGYSSQVTFIQNNFKNIEEELHSRGIEQVDGILYDLGVSSPQLDTPERGFSYNYDAPLDMRMNQDAQISAYDVVNDWSFQDLWRIFTRYGEEKFSKQIARKIEAAREIKPIETTFELVELIKDGIPAPARRKGGHPAKRIFQAIRIAVNDELGVFEDSLKQAISLLKPGGRISVITFHSLEDRICKSVFKQHSDLPELPHGLPIIPEEFKPLLKLVVRKPILPSEEELENNNRSRSAKLRIAEKNK, encoded by the coding sequence ATGTTTCAGCATACAACTGTATTACTTAAAGAAACTGTTGACGGATTGGATATCAAGCCGGATGGGATATATGTAGACTGCACGCTTGGAGGCGCTGGGCATAGTGAGTATTTGTTGTCACAGCTTAAAGACGGGCGGCTATATGCTTTTGATCAGGATGAAACAGCTATAAAGCATGCGAAAGAAAAATTAAGCGGTTATAGCAGCCAAGTAACGTTCATTCAGAATAATTTCAAAAACATCGAAGAAGAACTTCATAGCCGTGGGATTGAACAAGTTGATGGAATTTTGTATGATCTCGGTGTTTCTTCTCCGCAATTAGATACCCCTGAGCGTGGTTTCAGCTATAACTATGATGCCCCTCTTGATATGCGTATGAATCAAGATGCACAAATTTCTGCTTACGATGTAGTTAACGACTGGTCATTCCAGGATCTTTGGCGCATATTCACGCGATATGGTGAAGAGAAATTTTCTAAACAAATTGCCCGGAAAATTGAAGCAGCTAGAGAAATCAAACCCATCGAAACGACTTTTGAACTTGTAGAATTAATTAAAGATGGTATTCCAGCTCCTGCAAGACGAAAGGGCGGACATCCAGCTAAGCGTATTTTCCAAGCAATCCGTATTGCCGTCAATGATGAATTAGGTGTATTCGAGGATTCACTTAAACAGGCTATTTCACTATTGAAACCTGGTGGGAGAATTTCAGTTATTACGTTTCATTCTTTAGAAGATCGTATTTGTAAAAGTGTGTTCAAACAACATAGTGATCTTCCAGAATTACCTCACGGATTACCAATCATTCCTGAAGAATTCAAACCGCTTTTAAAATTAGTGGTAAGAAAACCTATTCTTCCATCGGAGGAAGAACTGGAAAACAATAATCGTTCTAGATCGGCTAAACTTAGAATTGCCGAAAAAAACAAATAA
- the ftsL gene encoding cell division protein FtsL, with translation MSSSAKKMQEQQQEIQQQSVQTVVIRKAKISFGEVMLLCILAAAIAFMSVKVVSNQAAIYHTNKEIQLAQASIEEQTKINNDLKITVDELSTYERIWQKAEEMGFTLNEKNVKGVQE, from the coding sequence ATGAGCTCGAGTGCAAAAAAAATGCAGGAACAGCAGCAGGAGATACAGCAGCAGTCCGTTCAAACAGTTGTAATCCGTAAGGCTAAGATCTCTTTCGGTGAAGTAATGCTGCTTTGTATTCTTGCTGCTGCTATTGCCTTTATGAGTGTGAAAGTTGTCTCAAATCAAGCGGCTATCTACCACACAAATAAAGAAATTCAACTTGCGCAAGCCTCGATTGAAGAACAAACGAAAATTAATAATGATTTGAAAATTACAGTGGACGAGCTTAGTACATACGAGCGAATTTGGCAAAAGGCCGAAGAAATGGGCTTTACACTAAATGAGAAAAACGTAAAGGGTGTTCAGGAATAA
- a CDS encoding penicillin-binding protein, with amino-acid sequence MQKQKNMKYGAVGLFLLFVLLFFALVSRFLYIEITGQAGGEVLAAKMEKKYEKKRTIEAQRGSIVDRNGEVIAEDTASYSLIAILDKDASHVEDPEKTAAELSKYIDLTEAEIYKVLTKKTASGTPYQVEFGTAGRDLSNSVKLKIEKLKLPGITFIRDSKRFYPNGVFSSHLIGYVEKDPDTNETVGKLGIEKYLNEEMKETNGEVKFESDRWGLLLPNSKESVTAPKNGSKVSLTLDKKIQTFLEDSMSKVQEEYNPSEIIAIVSNPKTGEILAMGQRPTFHPKTKEGLTDTWHNLAIEESFEPGSTMKAFTLAAAVEEGVFNPTDTFVTGAYKVPGTTAIKDHSGIQPGKRITFLDGIQRSSNVGIATIAMDKLGADKYREYLTKFGFEKPTGIDLPFETAGIIQYKYKRDKASTAMGQATAITPIQQIQAASAIANDGKMMKPYVIKEITDGNTGKNAKTTKPTATGQPISAETAKKVREYLGTVITGKHATGKKYKIDGYEVAGKTGTAQYSEGGKIVRGASDYIYSFIGMAPKDDPELVMYVAIKQPQLKEGKAGADALSAIFNPVMKNSLQYLNIKPTNIKSQEAGKLEEYKGQHVSSVAASLKKAGNEPVLIGKGTTIVEQSPKAGTTLLEGEKVILRTDGDMIAPDMTGWSLRDVMKFANLAELQLNTAGSGYVSKQNIKVGKVIKKGEYCIVELRHPSQLTKQSKKQSDKKAEDEVSD; translated from the coding sequence ATGCAAAAGCAAAAAAATATGAAATATGGGGCAGTGGGATTGTTTTTACTATTCGTGCTGCTCTTTTTTGCTTTAGTCTCCCGTTTTTTATACATTGAAATAACAGGTCAAGCAGGCGGCGAGGTATTGGCTGCCAAAATGGAGAAGAAGTATGAAAAAAAACGGACTATTGAAGCACAACGAGGCAGTATTGTGGACCGTAATGGTGAGGTAATTGCAGAAGATACTGCATCTTACTCGCTCATTGCGATTCTTGATAAGGATGCATCACATGTTGAAGACCCGGAAAAAACGGCTGCAGAGCTTTCCAAGTATATTGATTTAACCGAGGCAGAAATTTATAAAGTTCTAACAAAGAAAACGGCAAGCGGGACTCCCTATCAAGTTGAATTTGGAACTGCAGGTCGTGATCTTTCCAATTCGGTTAAGTTAAAAATTGAAAAATTGAAGCTGCCAGGAATTACTTTCATTCGAGACAGCAAACGCTTTTACCCGAATGGTGTATTTTCTTCGCATTTAATCGGTTATGTAGAAAAAGATCCTGATACAAACGAAACCGTGGGTAAGCTCGGCATTGAAAAATACCTAAATGAAGAGATGAAAGAAACAAATGGTGAAGTGAAGTTTGAAAGCGACCGTTGGGGATTGTTATTACCAAACAGTAAGGAAAGTGTAACAGCACCGAAAAACGGCAGCAAGGTTTCTTTAACACTAGATAAGAAAATCCAGACTTTCCTTGAAGATTCAATGAGTAAAGTTCAAGAGGAATATAATCCATCTGAAATTATTGCGATTGTTTCAAACCCAAAAACAGGTGAAATACTAGCTATGGGCCAGCGCCCGACTTTTCATCCTAAAACAAAGGAAGGGCTAACGGATACTTGGCATAATCTCGCTATAGAGGAGTCATTTGAGCCGGGGTCCACGATGAAAGCATTTACCTTAGCAGCGGCTGTCGAAGAGGGAGTCTTTAATCCAACTGATACCTTTGTTACGGGTGCATATAAGGTCCCAGGTACTACAGCGATTAAAGATCACAGCGGAATTCAACCTGGGAAGAGAATTACTTTTTTAGATGGTATCCAACGCTCATCTAATGTTGGGATTGCTACGATTGCTATGGATAAATTAGGTGCTGACAAGTATAGAGAATACCTAACTAAATTTGGATTTGAAAAACCAACTGGAATTGATCTGCCTTTTGAAACAGCAGGAATCATCCAGTATAAATATAAACGTGATAAAGCTTCGACAGCAATGGGGCAGGCAACAGCTATTACACCGATTCAGCAGATACAAGCAGCTTCTGCGATTGCAAATGACGGTAAAATGATGAAGCCCTATGTGATCAAAGAAATCACGGATGGCAATACTGGCAAAAACGCCAAAACAACGAAGCCGACAGCTACCGGTCAACCAATATCGGCTGAAACAGCGAAAAAGGTTCGTGAATATTTAGGTACCGTTATTACGGGCAAACACGCAACAGGAAAGAAATACAAAATTGATGGATATGAAGTGGCCGGCAAAACAGGCACCGCCCAATATAGTGAAGGCGGTAAAATTGTTCGAGGAGCATCGGATTATATTTATTCCTTTATTGGAATGGCTCCGAAAGATGATCCGGAACTAGTCATGTACGTAGCGATCAAGCAACCACAGCTTAAAGAAGGGAAGGCTGGAGCAGATGCTCTATCAGCTATCTTTAACCCTGTGATGAAAAATAGTCTGCAATATTTAAACATTAAGCCTACCAACATCAAAAGTCAGGAAGCTGGAAAACTTGAAGAGTATAAAGGTCAACATGTATCCAGTGTTGCAGCTAGTTTAAAGAAGGCTGGAAACGAGCCGGTATTAATAGGCAAAGGTACGACAATAGTTGAACAATCTCCTAAGGCGGGTACCACTTTACTTGAAGGTGAAAAAGTAATTCTCCGAACGGATGGAGACATGATAGCACCTGATATGACAGGATGGTCATTAAGAGATGTGATGAAGTTTGCCAATCTAGCAGAATTGCAGCTAAACACGGCTGGCAGCGGGTATGTGAGCAAACAAAATATTAAAGTAGGAAAAGTAATTAAAAAAGGTGAATATTGTATTGTCGAATTGAGGCATCCTTCTCAATTGACAAAGCAGTCAAAGAAACAGTCAGATAAAAAAGCTGAAGATGAAGTTTCGGACTAA
- a CDS encoding stage V sporulation protein D, which produces MRVSNVTVRKRLAFVLVAGLVIFLIIDIRLGVVQFYLGNKLTGLAKDSWSRDIPFEPKRGEILDRNGVKLATNISAPTVYVIPRQVVNAGETAGQLAAILDMSKEKAYKWITKKEMSVRLPEGRKISHEKAKEIKALGLKGVYIAEDSKRHYPFGEYLSHVLGFAGSDNQGLMGIELSYDKELSGQRGYVKFYSDAKGSRMENIADDYKAPIDGDQLKLTIDSKIQTIVERELDNAEAQYNPDGVIAIAMNPNNGEVLAMSSRPTFDPAKFQDVPPEVYNRNLPVWSGYEPGSTFKIITLAAALEEKKVNLLHDHFYDSGHVKVAGATLHCWKSGGHGSQTFLEVVENSCNPGFVELGTRLGKDKLFQYIGDFGFGKKTGIDLQGEGTGIMFNMDKVGPVEQATTSFGQGVSVTPIQQVAAVSAAVNGGILYTPYIANELIDSQSGETIMKKTPEAKRRVISEETSKQVRNALESVVAKGSGKGAFVESYRVGGKTGTAQKAENGRYLENNHIVSFIGFAPADKPELVVYIAVDNPKDTVQFGGVVAAPIVGNIMEDALRAMGVKPRKDQIEKEKNWLDPVMIEVPDVVGMTIKDLQTQQVELKIDVAGEGEKVVKQSPEAGVKVKEGSTIRLYLGESQE; this is translated from the coding sequence TTGCGTGTTTCTAATGTTACGGTAAGGAAACGGCTTGCATTTGTGCTGGTCGCGGGTTTAGTCATTTTCTTAATTATTGATATCCGGCTGGGGGTCGTTCAATTTTACCTGGGAAATAAGTTGACTGGATTGGCAAAAGATTCATGGAGCCGTGATATACCATTTGAGCCAAAACGAGGAGAAATCTTGGATAGGAACGGGGTTAAACTTGCAACTAATATATCTGCCCCTACTGTATACGTCATTCCAAGACAGGTGGTAAATGCGGGAGAAACCGCAGGACAGCTGGCAGCTATTTTAGATATGTCAAAAGAAAAGGCATATAAATGGATTACAAAGAAGGAAATGAGTGTTCGTCTTCCAGAAGGTAGAAAAATTTCACATGAAAAAGCAAAAGAAATAAAAGCACTCGGGTTAAAGGGTGTTTATATTGCGGAAGATTCCAAGCGACATTATCCGTTTGGTGAATACTTGTCACATGTCCTTGGATTTGCCGGTTCAGATAATCAAGGTCTAATGGGGATTGAGTTATCGTATGATAAAGAATTGAGCGGACAGCGAGGATATGTGAAATTTTATTCCGATGCCAAGGGCAGCAGGATGGAAAACATTGCGGATGATTATAAAGCCCCTATAGATGGGGATCAATTAAAATTAACGATTGACAGCAAAATTCAAACAATCGTAGAACGTGAATTAGATAACGCAGAGGCGCAATATAATCCAGATGGTGTTATTGCTATTGCCATGAATCCTAATAATGGTGAAGTTTTGGCTATGTCCAGCCGTCCAACCTTTGACCCAGCTAAATTCCAAGATGTTCCACCGGAAGTGTATAATCGGAATTTGCCGGTTTGGAGCGGTTACGAGCCTGGTTCAACATTCAAGATTATTACACTAGCCGCAGCACTTGAAGAAAAGAAAGTTAATCTTCTTCATGATCATTTCTATGATTCCGGCCATGTGAAGGTTGCTGGAGCCACTCTACATTGTTGGAAAAGCGGAGGCCATGGCTCCCAGACTTTCTTAGAGGTCGTTGAAAATTCATGTAATCCAGGCTTTGTTGAACTTGGTACACGGCTTGGTAAAGATAAACTCTTTCAATATATCGGTGATTTTGGTTTTGGGAAGAAAACAGGGATAGATTTACAAGGTGAAGGAACGGGGATTATGTTTAATATGGATAAAGTAGGACCTGTTGAACAAGCAACCACTTCATTTGGGCAAGGTGTGTCGGTTACACCCATTCAACAGGTTGCAGCAGTATCAGCGGCGGTGAATGGGGGAATTCTTTATACGCCATATATTGCTAATGAACTCATTGATTCGCAATCGGGTGAAACGATTATGAAAAAGACCCCAGAAGCGAAACGAAGAGTTATTTCAGAGGAAACATCCAAGCAAGTTCGAAATGCACTTGAATCCGTTGTTGCTAAAGGAAGCGGAAAGGGAGCGTTTGTAGAATCTTATCGTGTCGGCGGTAAAACGGGTACTGCGCAAAAGGCCGAAAACGGACGTTATTTAGAAAATAATCATATCGTCTCATTTATTGGATTCGCTCCTGCTGATAAGCCAGAACTTGTAGTCTATATTGCTGTAGATAATCCAAAAGACACTGTGCAATTTGGAGGAGTCGTTGCTGCACCTATCGTTGGTAATATTATGGAGGATGCTTTACGGGCAATGGGAGTAAAGCCCCGAAAGGATCAAATTGAAAAAGAAAAGAACTGGCTTGACCCTGTCATGATTGAAGTACCAGATGTTGTAGGAATGACGATTAAAGATCTTCAAACACAACAAGTGGAATTGAAAATTGATGTAGCAGGCGAAGGTGAAAAAGTGGTAAAACAATCACCGGAAGCCGGAGTTAAGGTGAAAGAAGGCTCAACAATAAGATTATATCTTGGCGAAAGCCAAGAATAA
- a CDS encoding UDP-N-acetylmuramoyl-L-alanyl-D-glutamate--2,6-diaminopimelate ligase, whose product MKLQTLLAHLKTQSLFEGGNPEITSIEHDNRKVSQGSLFVCVKGYTVDGHDFAQAAVEQGAQAVLAERNLDLSVPVIVVRDTQRAMAVLADAFYNHPTQGLRLIGITGTNGKTTTSHILEKIFNDQKQKTGLIGTMYTKIADEILETKNTTPDSITLQQHFNKMVKADVETAIMEVSSHALELGRVHGCDYDIAVFTNLTQDHLDFHKTMERYKFAKSLLFSQLGNAYLAGRPKFAVLNADDEATEDFIKVTAANVFTYGIDQEADLTAKDIVITSKGTELTLVYQNTTKSMKLQLVGKFSVYNVLASMGAALCSGIDLDQIIASIEAVEGVAGRFELVQGNQDYLVIVDYAHTPDSLENVLKTVGEFAKKKIFVIAGCGGDRDKTKRPLMAQIACEYATDAIFTSDNPRSEDPNQILADMEEGVTDKLYQVIPDRKKAIEYAVSKASAGDVVVIAGKGHETYQIVGSEVLDFDDRAVAKELIEKYRAEKP is encoded by the coding sequence ATGAAGCTTCAAACGTTATTAGCACATTTAAAAACTCAATCATTGTTTGAAGGGGGAAACCCCGAAATTACCTCGATTGAACATGATAATCGTAAAGTCAGTCAGGGAAGTTTATTTGTTTGTGTGAAAGGATATACAGTAGATGGTCATGATTTTGCTCAAGCTGCTGTAGAACAAGGTGCACAGGCAGTTCTTGCAGAAAGGAATTTAGATCTTTCAGTTCCGGTGATTGTTGTTCGAGACACACAACGTGCGATGGCGGTTCTTGCTGACGCTTTTTATAATCATCCAACGCAAGGGTTACGTTTAATAGGGATTACGGGCACAAATGGCAAAACAACGACAAGTCATATCCTTGAAAAGATTTTTAATGATCAAAAGCAGAAAACTGGATTAATCGGTACGATGTATACAAAAATTGCTGATGAAATCTTAGAAACAAAAAATACGACTCCAGATAGTATTACACTGCAGCAGCATTTTAATAAAATGGTTAAAGCAGATGTTGAGACAGCGATTATGGAGGTATCTTCACATGCCTTGGAACTTGGCCGCGTCCATGGATGCGATTATGATATTGCTGTATTTACGAATCTAACTCAAGATCATCTTGACTTCCATAAAACGATGGAACGTTATAAATTTGCAAAATCGCTGTTATTCTCCCAGCTTGGGAATGCTTATTTAGCCGGTCGTCCAAAATTTGCTGTTTTAAATGCAGATGACGAAGCGACCGAGGACTTTATTAAAGTCACCGCCGCAAACGTATTTACATATGGAATTGATCAAGAAGCTGATTTAACAGCGAAGGACATCGTCATCACTTCGAAGGGGACAGAATTGACACTTGTTTATCAGAATACAACGAAGTCAATGAAACTTCAGTTGGTTGGGAAATTTAGTGTTTATAATGTCTTAGCCTCAATGGGAGCTGCTTTGTGTTCAGGAATAGATCTTGATCAAATTATTGCTTCAATTGAAGCGGTAGAAGGAGTTGCTGGTCGATTCGAACTGGTTCAAGGCAATCAGGATTATCTGGTAATTGTAGATTATGCGCATACTCCAGACAGTCTGGAAAACGTTTTGAAAACGGTAGGAGAGTTTGCCAAAAAGAAAATTTTTGTAATTGCAGGCTGCGGAGGCGACCGAGATAAAACAAAACGGCCGCTTATGGCACAAATAGCGTGTGAATATGCAACTGACGCTATCTTTACCTCCGACAATCCACGAAGCGAAGATCCTAATCAGATTTTAGCGGATATGGAAGAAGGGGTTACAGATAAATTGTATCAAGTAATTCCAGACAGGAAAAAAGCGATTGAGTATGCAGTTTCTAAGGCTTCGGCTGGGGATGTGGTCGTGATTGCTGGTAAGGGCCATGAAACCTATCAAATCGTTGGCAGTGAAGTCCTTGATTTTGATGATCGTGCAGTAGCCAAGGAATTGATCGAGAAGTATCGGGCAGAAAAGCCATAA
- the mraY gene encoding phospho-N-acetylmuramoyl-pentapeptide-transferase gives MLEQVIFYTILTGFLITVLLSPIFIPFLRRLKFGQSIRVEGPKSHQKKSGTPTMGGLVILLSVTLATLIMTYKFSEPSVEVYLLLFVMLGFGLLGFLDDFIKVVMKRNLGLTSIQKLIGQIVISVIFYFIYRTSDTFNSEISIPGTDIAFDTGWFYMIIVIFWLVGFSNAVNLTDGLDGLVSGTSAIAFGAFAVLAWNLSQYDVAIFSVAVVGSVLGFLVFNAHPAKVFMGDTGSLALGGAIATIALLTKTELVLIIIGGVFVIETLSVILQVASFKTRGKRIFKMSPLHHHYELTGWSEWRVVTTFWTVGLLFAVLGIYLEVWV, from the coding sequence ATGCTAGAACAGGTTATTTTTTATACAATATTGACAGGGTTTTTAATCACAGTTTTACTTTCTCCGATCTTTATCCCATTTTTAAGAAGACTTAAATTTGGTCAGAGTATACGTGTTGAGGGACCAAAATCACATCAAAAAAAATCAGGAACCCCAACAATGGGCGGTCTTGTTATTCTTTTATCGGTTACATTGGCGACCTTGATTATGACGTATAAGTTTTCTGAGCCTTCTGTTGAGGTCTATTTATTATTATTTGTCATGCTTGGCTTTGGATTACTCGGATTTTTAGATGACTTTATTAAAGTAGTAATGAAACGAAATTTAGGATTAACGTCCATACAAAAGCTGATTGGTCAAATTGTTATTTCCGTTATCTTTTATTTTATTTATCGGACCAGTGATACATTTAATTCAGAGATATCTATTCCAGGAACAGATATTGCCTTCGATACCGGATGGTTTTATATGATTATTGTTATTTTTTGGCTGGTTGGGTTCTCAAATGCAGTTAACTTAACAGACGGATTGGATGGACTAGTTTCAGGTACATCTGCTATTGCGTTTGGTGCGTTCGCGGTTCTGGCTTGGAACCTTTCTCAATATGACGTAGCCATTTTTTCTGTAGCTGTAGTTGGTTCTGTTCTTGGTTTCTTAGTATTTAATGCACATCCAGCAAAAGTATTTATGGGTGATACTGGATCTTTAGCTCTTGGTGGTGCTATTGCAACGATTGCACTCCTCACTAAGACAGAGCTGGTTTTAATTATTATCGGCGGTGTGTTTGTAATAGAAACACTTTCTGTTATTCTGCAGGTAGCTTCATTTAAAACTAGAGGAAAACGGATCTTTAAAATGAGCCCGCTGCACCATCATTATGAATTAACTGGATGGTCAGAATGGAGAGTTGTTACAACATTTTGGACGGTTGGTTTACTATTTGCCGTATTAGGAATTTACTTAGAGGTGTGGGTATAA